From uncultured Methanobrevibacter sp., a single genomic window includes:
- a CDS encoding cation-translocating P-type ATPase: protein MVENRCYDSDCLDENCRNPKHYDYICLDPNCDEIHCENPDHYNKQLLRDYQAKTDLSIYDHSEKIDYDEDVDLKLCGCPDCADDDEHDHDHEHEHHHDHGHEHEHNHEHEHHHDHGHEHEHNHEHEHHHEDDVCTDDDCGCHDHEHDGDISLCGCPDCADDDDDEELLAEGKPLLSNRPIQIIVASGILFVLGHIFEWLSFSPTVVTITYMIGAVIAGYEIAISAYNSLVKRHTVGPAMLLSIACIASFIIGHPEEGAAVTFLYYIAEFLEDYAELRAQRSIKSLVEITPDTARVKVGDKEEIRNVDEVNIGDIVIVKPGDKVPLDGKVISGSSSINQASITGESVPVLKEIGDDVFSGTVNEDGYLEIKVTTAAKDSVISKIVTLVKRSQLNRSETETLVERVSKYYTPAMMIGALCVAVIPPLLFGQNLIDWVYKALSLLVISCPCAFLISTPVGMVSAITSATRNGVIIKGSSYVEEMRNVKAVIFDKTGTLTEGKFVLNEIKVLDENYSEEDIVKIASALESESSHPIAQAIVNYANENNIVSDTIEEFKNVPGKGIIAYINGEQFYAANESLIEGSSFDISRDEINRYTAEGNTIIFIGNAEKVIGLITVSDKIKDNASEVINDLKQRGVETVMLTGDNKLAAHKVASEIGIQHVFSDLLPEDKLNILDTIRNKFGDVAMVGDGINDAPALARANIGIAMGAAGSDVAIETADIALMQDDISKLPYLFSLSRKTMGIIKQNITFAIVIKFLCAVLAIVGIITLMMSVGVGDLGLTLLVILNSFRIGMVKDPLF, encoded by the coding sequence ATGGTAGAAAATAGATGTTATGATTCTGATTGCCTTGATGAGAATTGCCGCAATCCCAAACATTATGATTACATCTGTTTAGACCCAAATTGTGATGAAATTCACTGTGAAAATCCTGACCATTATAATAAGCAGTTACTGAGAGATTATCAGGCAAAAACTGATTTAAGTATATATGATCATAGCGAAAAAATAGATTATGATGAAGATGTTGATTTAAAGCTTTGTGGTTGCCCTGATTGTGCAGATGATGATGAACATGACCATGATCACGAACATGAGCATCATCATGACCATGGCCACGAACATGAGCATAATCATGAGCATGAGCATCATCATGACCATGGCCACGAACATGAGCATAATCATGAGCATGAGCATCATCATGAAGATGATGTTTGTACTGATGATGATTGTGGTTGTCATGACCATGAGCATGATGGTGATATAAGTCTTTGTGGTTGTCCTGATTGTGCAGATGATGACGATGATGAAGAATTATTGGCTGAAGGAAAACCACTATTGTCCAATAGACCGATACAAATAATCGTTGCCAGTGGTATATTATTTGTTTTAGGACATATTTTTGAATGGCTGTCATTTAGTCCAACTGTTGTTACTATAACTTATATGATTGGTGCAGTTATTGCAGGTTATGAAATTGCTATTTCCGCTTATAACTCATTAGTTAAAAGACACACTGTTGGTCCTGCAATGTTATTGTCAATTGCTTGTATTGCATCATTTATCATTGGACATCCTGAAGAAGGTGCTGCGGTCACTTTCTTGTATTATATTGCAGAATTTTTAGAGGACTATGCCGAACTTAGAGCTCAACGTTCAATTAAATCATTAGTTGAAATTACTCCGGATACTGCAAGAGTTAAAGTTGGAGATAAAGAAGAAATTAGGAATGTCGATGAAGTAAATATTGGTGATATTGTTATTGTAAAACCTGGTGATAAGGTTCCATTGGATGGGAAAGTAATTTCAGGTTCTTCTTCAATTAACCAGGCTTCCATTACTGGTGAAAGCGTTCCAGTCCTAAAAGAAATTGGGGATGATGTATTTTCTGGAACTGTAAATGAAGATGGATACCTGGAAATTAAAGTAACTACTGCAGCTAAAGATTCAGTTATCTCAAAAATTGTGACATTGGTTAAACGTTCACAGCTTAACAGATCAGAAACCGAAACCCTGGTTGAGAGAGTATCTAAATATTATACTCCTGCCATGATGATTGGTGCACTGTGTGTTGCAGTAATTCCGCCATTATTGTTTGGCCAAAACTTAATAGATTGGGTTTATAAAGCTCTTTCACTGCTGGTAATCTCATGTCCATGTGCATTTTTAATTTCAACACCTGTGGGAATGGTTTCTGCAATTACTTCAGCCACCAGAAATGGTGTTATTATCAAAGGAAGTTCATATGTTGAAGAAATGCGTAATGTTAAAGCAGTAATCTTTGATAAGACTGGTACTTTAACAGAAGGAAAATTTGTATTAAATGAGATTAAGGTTTTAGATGAAAATTATTCTGAAGAAGACATTGTTAAAATTGCGTCTGCTCTGGAATCTGAATCTTCCCACCCAATTGCTCAGGCAATCGTGAATTATGCTAATGAAAATAATATAGTTTCCGATACAATTGAAGAGTTTAAAAATGTTCCTGGAAAAGGAATTATTGCTTACATTAACGGTGAACAGTTCTATGCAGCAAATGAATCTTTGATTGAAGGAAGTTCATTTGATATTTCAAGAGATGAAATTAATAGATATACTGCTGAAGGAAATACAATCATATTTATTGGAAATGCTGAAAAAGTCATTGGTTTAATCACAGTATCAGATAAAATCAAGGACAACGCTTCAGAAGTTATCAACGATTTAAAACAGAGAGGTGTTGAAACCGTAATGCTCACTGGTGATAATAAACTGGCAGCCCATAAGGTTGCTTCTGAAATTGGTATTCAGCATGTTTTTTCAGATTTGCTTCCTGAAGATAAGTTAAATATCTTGGATACAATAAGAAACAAATTCGGTGATGTTGCAATGGTTGGTGACGGTATTAATGATGCACCGGCACTGGCACGTGCAAACATAGGTATTGCAATGGGTGCAGCGGGTTCTGATGTAGCTATTGAAACAGCAGATATTGCATTAATGCAGGATGACATATCAAAGCTTCCGTATCTCTTCTCTTTAAGCCGTAAAACAATGGGCATTATCAAACAAAACATTACTTTTGCAATTGTAATTAAATTTTTATGTGCAGTACTTGCAATTGTAGGTATTATAACTCTGATGATGTCTGTTGGTGTTGGGGACTTGGGATTAACTCTTTTAGTTATCTTAAACTCCTTTAGAATTGGAATGGTGAAAGATCCACTATTCTAA
- a CDS encoding helix-turn-helix transcriptional regulator → MENNNLENKNEDMCEIFDSHEDVVGRVKERIPDEAEFTELSEFFKIFGNPTRLKIISLLCIEDLCVCDICEALDLNQTTVSNQLRILRANNMVKYQKEGKMARYSLTDLHIEMIYKVGLEHILE, encoded by the coding sequence ATGGAAAATAATAATCTTGAAAACAAAAATGAGGATATGTGTGAAATATTCGACTCTCATGAAGATGTTGTAGGTCGTGTAAAAGAGCGCATACCCGATGAAGCTGAATTTACAGAACTTTCAGAATTTTTCAAAATATTTGGAAATCCGACAAGATTAAAAATTATTTCCCTGCTGTGTATTGAAGATTTATGTGTTTGCGATATCTGTGAAGCACTTGATTTAAACCAAACTACTGTTTCAAATCAATTAAGAATATTACGTGCCAACAATATGGTAAAATATCAAAAAGAAGGAAAAATGGCCAGATATTCCCTCACAGACCTTCACATTGAAATGATTTATAAAGTAGGTTTAGAACATATATTAGAATAA
- a CDS encoding ABC transporter permease: MSLSRKMLRDIKINKTQFIAIFLMAFIGIFAYSGIYSEYYGLVQTSNDYYDQTNLADGWIYNTDFDSVDVGKINEFSTQSDRQGVVQSVAEMDGKPDITLHFVEKGTISKFYTAEGNDFNASDDSGVWLDKRFADERDLHVGDNLTFEFDGLKIKKEIKGIGYSPEYVYETSPSSFTPDFSQMGFAYLSSKAYPEDLQYNTLLVKYDLSDKEFNQKLDDSIDYLSFTKQQDHLSVSKFGDEMTQHKMIGDVFPIVFILVTFLTLLTTMTRIVSHQRTQIGILKAVGFKDSRIILHYLSYAFFPVLAGAILGLITGPMIIPKMFYPSMSVNYSMPSWHPGFDMSFVYIAVLLVVLSVFVTYLSCRRISKENPANAMRPKAPNISSKSFIERSGLWKHLNFNIRWNWRDASVNKFRAVMTIIGVMGCVALLIAAFGMNDSLDELKSWEYDDISHFESKLQIARDANPMELYYVLNETNGSFIMQQSIEIKANGIEDTVTLLASNNTDLISYTDSNRNPIDIDEGDVSISTKLADRFNLAKGDKIRWHIVGSDDWVTSKIGQIHAEPISQGLIMSPDTLDNQGLNFTPTNILTSEKFGENFDSIKSATSIDDMKESWDLMTTSVMMMVYVVTIVAGILAVLVIYNLEILSFTEMEREIATLKVLGFKTRFLRKLLLTQNLVFTSIGFIFGIPLGFYFMTLMMNAAGDSLYYVPSLTWGNILLTAAITFSISIFVNLLFSDKINDLDMVEALKDVD, from the coding sequence AATATACTCAGAGTATTATGGGTTAGTGCAAACTTCCAATGATTATTACGATCAAACTAATCTGGCTGATGGCTGGATTTACAATACGGATTTTGATTCAGTTGATGTTGGCAAAATAAATGAATTTTCAACCCAGTCTGACAGACAGGGGGTTGTTCAGTCAGTGGCGGAAATGGACGGAAAGCCCGATATTACTCTGCATTTTGTAGAGAAAGGAACGATTTCGAAGTTTTATACCGCAGAAGGTAACGATTTTAATGCTTCTGATGATTCAGGAGTATGGCTTGATAAACGTTTTGCAGATGAGAGGGACCTTCATGTTGGAGATAACCTCACATTTGAATTTGATGGTTTGAAAATTAAAAAGGAGATTAAAGGAATAGGCTATTCTCCTGAATATGTATATGAAACTTCTCCAAGTTCGTTCACTCCTGATTTTTCACAGATGGGTTTTGCATACCTGTCAAGCAAAGCATATCCTGAAGATTTGCAATACAATACTCTTCTGGTTAAATATGATTTATCAGATAAAGAATTTAACCAAAAACTTGATGATTCTATTGATTATTTGTCATTCACTAAACAGCAGGACCATCTTAGTGTATCTAAATTTGGAGATGAAATGACTCAGCACAAGATGATAGGGGATGTATTTCCGATTGTTTTTATTTTGGTAACTTTTTTAACACTTCTTACAACTATGACAAGAATAGTTTCTCATCAAAGGACACAAATTGGCATTTTGAAAGCGGTAGGTTTTAAAGATTCAAGAATAATCCTGCACTATTTGTCCTATGCATTTTTCCCGGTTTTGGCAGGAGCTATTCTCGGTTTGATAACAGGACCTATGATTATTCCCAAAATGTTTTATCCGTCAATGTCTGTCAATTATAGCATGCCTTCATGGCATCCCGGTTTTGATATGAGTTTCGTATACATTGCTGTATTGCTGGTTGTGCTGTCAGTTTTTGTTACTTATCTCTCATGCAGAAGGATTTCCAAGGAAAATCCAGCAAATGCAATGAGGCCAAAGGCTCCCAACATTTCTTCAAAGAGTTTCATTGAAAGGTCAGGACTTTGGAAGCACTTAAATTTCAATATCCGGTGGAATTGGAGGGATGCAAGTGTTAATAAATTCAGGGCAGTCATGACAATAATTGGAGTTATGGGTTGTGTTGCACTTCTAATTGCTGCTTTTGGTATGAATGACAGTTTGGATGAATTGAAATCATGGGAATACGATGACATTAGTCATTTTGAATCTAAACTCCAAATTGCCAGAGATGCAAATCCAATGGAACTTTATTATGTTTTAAACGAAACCAACGGCAGTTTTATAATGCAGCAGTCAATTGAGATTAAAGCCAATGGCATTGAAGACACGGTGACATTACTTGCATCGAACAACACGGATTTGATATCATATACGGACAGCAACAGAAATCCGATTGATATTGATGAGGGTGATGTATCCATTTCAACAAAGCTTGCAGATAGATTTAATCTGGCTAAGGGAGATAAGATTAGATGGCACATTGTGGGAAGTGATGACTGGGTTACATCTAAAATAGGTCAGATACATGCAGAACCTATCTCCCAAGGTTTGATAATGTCTCCGGATACTTTGGATAATCAGGGTTTGAATTTCACTCCAACAAATATTTTAACTTCTGAAAAATTCGGAGAGAACTTTGATTCCATTAAATCTGCCACCAGTATTGATGATATGAAGGAAAGCTGGGATTTGATGACAACATCTGTAATGATGATGGTTTATGTAGTGACAATAGTTGCAGGAATCTTGGCCGTTCTTGTTATTTATAATTTGGAAATTCTATCATTTACAGAAATGGAAAGGGAAATTGCTACATTAAAGGTGTTGGGTTTTAAAACACGTTTCTTAAGGAAATTATTATTGACTCAGAATCTGGTTTTCACTTCAATAGGTTTTATTTTTGGAATTCCTCTAGGATTTTATTTCATGACATTAATGATGAATGCTGCTGGTGATTCACTTTATTATGTTCCTTCTTTAACTTGGGGAAATATTCTGTTAACTGCTGCAATAACATTTTCAATATCCATTTTTGTAAACTTATTGTTTTCAGATAAAATCAATGATTTGGACATGGTTGAAGCTTTAAAGGATGTTGATTAA
- a CDS encoding ABC transporter substrate-binding protein has product MDNKYIIGAIIVVIAIVGIAAVTMGGGNTKHAANELVACVAAHGEEPEFGFDPMHGWGYHDSGTEPLIQSTILKRDKDNNFVNDLATNYTISDDFKTYTVDIRDDVKFTDGSKLTAKDVAFSYNKAKELGEGADLSSMNNATAEGNKVVFTLNKSDSTFINKLTDVGIVPEANYKEDSYGQNPIGSGPYKLAQWDKGQQFILEKNPDYYGPKPYFEKITNLFLDPDAAFAAVKNGDVDIAEVQLAYANETVNGYHLEYFDSIDVRGISLPTQMAEGKLSEDNVTIGNNVTGDPAIREALNIGINRQSLLDGAFNGYGNVSYTGVADQLGWSYNSSMKDGQVDEAKKVLSDAGWNDTNGDGIVEKNGTKAAFSIYYNAKATERQAIAVAVAEQAKQIGIEVTPVGGSWDDIDPNIYSQGVVWGFGSADPYEIEHQYDSRVAFVGYDNPEGLNDSQVDSLIDQAMAQDLNSSYSTWSQAAQQSATSYPFLWIGTVDYTYFVSNDLDISNGTHLIYPHGGDIWGNIYDWKRVNETSNGTAGK; this is encoded by the coding sequence ATGGATAACAAATATATTATAGGTGCAATTATAGTTGTTATAGCAATAGTTGGTATAGCAGCTGTCACCATGGGGGGAGGAAACACAAAGCATGCTGCTAATGAATTAGTAGCTTGTGTTGCTGCTCACGGTGAAGAACCTGAATTTGGTTTTGACCCAATGCACGGTTGGGGATACCACGATTCTGGAACAGAACCTCTTATACAAAGTACAATTCTTAAAAGAGATAAAGACAACAATTTCGTAAATGATTTGGCTACAAATTATACTATTTCTGATGATTTTAAAACATACACAGTAGATATTCGTGATGATGTTAAATTTACTGACGGTTCAAAATTAACAGCAAAAGATGTAGCATTTTCATATAATAAAGCTAAAGAATTAGGTGAAGGAGCAGATTTAAGCTCCATGAATAATGCAACAGCTGAAGGAAATAAAGTAGTATTCACTCTTAACAAATCAGATTCCACATTCATTAACAAATTAACTGATGTAGGAATTGTTCCTGAAGCAAATTATAAAGAAGATTCCTATGGACAAAACCCAATTGGTTCAGGTCCTTATAAATTAGCTCAATGGGATAAAGGACAACAATTTATCTTAGAAAAAAATCCTGATTACTACGGACCAAAACCATATTTCGAAAAAATAACCAATTTGTTCCTAGACCCTGATGCAGCATTTGCAGCAGTTAAAAACGGTGATGTGGATATTGCTGAAGTACAACTTGCATACGCAAATGAAACTGTAAATGGATACCACTTGGAATACTTTGATTCTATTGATGTACGTGGAATATCCTTGCCAACACAAATGGCTGAAGGAAAATTAAGTGAAGATAATGTTACTATAGGTAACAATGTAACTGGTGATCCTGCAATTAGGGAAGCATTAAACATTGGTATTAACAGACAATCATTATTGGATGGTGCATTTAATGGATATGGTAACGTATCCTACACTGGTGTCGCTGACCAATTAGGATGGTCATATAATTCTTCAATGAAAGACGGTCAAGTAGATGAAGCTAAAAAAGTTCTCTCAGATGCCGGTTGGAATGATACTAATGGTGATGGTATTGTAGAGAAAAACGGTACAAAAGCAGCATTTTCAATATATTATAATGCCAAAGCAACTGAAAGACAAGCTATTGCAGTAGCTGTTGCAGAACAGGCTAAACAAATTGGTATTGAAGTCACTCCTGTAGGTGGAAGCTGGGATGATATTGATCCTAATATATACAGTCAGGGCGTAGTATGGGGATTCGGTTCAGCAGATCCATATGAAATTGAACACCAATACGATTCAAGAGTAGCTTTCGTGGGTTATGATAACCCTGAGGGTCTCAATGATTCTCAAGTAGACTCATTAATTGACCAGGCTATGGCTCAAGATTTAAACAGTTCATATTCCACATGGTCTCAAGCAGCTCAACAATCTGCTACCAGTTATCCATTTTTATGGATTGGTACTGTAGATTATACTTACTTTGTAAGTAATGATTTAGACATTTCCAACGGTACACATCTCATTTACCCACACGGTGGAGATATCTGGGGTAACATATACGATTGGAAACGTGTAAATGAAACTTCTAACGGAACTGCAGGTAAATAA
- a CDS encoding ABC transporter permease — MIKINNKKLAKFLGFKAIRLLILLIVIAAISFIMVQLSPIDPVKAYLGQRIVSQEQLAIIGEYWGTNLSLAERVVGWLQTLASGSMGFSLIYRVPVTEVIAQKFTASLTLMVVSWVISAVVGFGLGVIAGAKEGSWADKAIKTYCYILQSTPTFWIGLVFLMVFSVYLGWFPIGLSVPIGQLSDTVTFWQWLYRLILPAITLSVVGIASLTMYTRDKLISVKRSDYFLFAQARGESFWGIIKNHGIRNILLPAITIQFLSFNELFGGTILVEQVFAYPGIGQATVAAGLRSDVPLLLGIVIISAIFVFMGNFIADLVYQYVDPRLRSEDDE; from the coding sequence ATGATTAAAATTAACAATAAGAAATTAGCTAAATTTTTAGGGTTTAAAGCTATTAGATTACTAATTTTATTAATTGTTATTGCAGCAATCAGTTTTATAATGGTACAATTATCTCCAATTGATCCTGTAAAAGCTTATCTTGGACAAAGAATTGTCAGTCAAGAACAATTAGCCATTATTGGAGAATATTGGGGAACAAATTTATCGTTAGCAGAAAGAGTTGTGGGATGGCTTCAAACATTGGCATCTGGAAGCATGGGTTTTTCATTGATTTATAGGGTTCCTGTGACTGAAGTTATTGCACAAAAATTCACAGCTTCATTAACACTTATGGTGGTTTCATGGGTGATATCTGCAGTTGTAGGTTTTGGTTTAGGCGTGATTGCCGGTGCAAAGGAAGGCAGTTGGGCAGACAAAGCAATTAAAACTTACTGTTACATATTACAGTCCACACCAACTTTTTGGATAGGATTAGTATTTTTAATGGTTTTTTCAGTGTATTTGGGATGGTTCCCAATAGGACTTTCGGTTCCAATCGGGCAACTGTCTGATACGGTGACATTTTGGCAATGGTTATATAGGTTGATATTGCCTGCAATAACTTTAAGTGTTGTGGGAATTGCTTCTCTTACTATGTATACAAGAGATAAGCTTATAAGTGTAAAAAGAAGCGATTATTTCCTGTTTGCACAAGCTAGAGGTGAAAGTTTCTGGGGTATAATCAAAAATCACGGAATAAGAAATATTTTACTTCCGGCAATCACAATTCAATTTCTGTCATTCAATGAATTATTTGGGGGAACAATCCTTGTTGAACAGGTATTTGCTTACCCTGGAATTGGTCAGGCAACAGTAGCTGCAGGACTAAGGTCAGATGTTCCTTTATTGTTGGGTATTGTTATTATCAGTGCTATTTTTGTATTTATGGGAAATTTCATCGCAGATTTGGTTTATCAATATGTCGACCCAAGATTAAGGAGTGAGGATGATGAGTGA
- a CDS encoding DUF4012 domain-containing protein: MIRRKKLIIAILLVILLGLLAMIAGALFLGGPDLTAEDKNILVLASDKEEQSHGSVDMAFMVHLVNGSLDNYTPVYPGGMTHPSVASPVTSGNLLLHDSLWSGTDQGMDYAAEIVEANTGMHADAVVIVYSDGVDAVIDSIRPLYVDGQVSNLSATDIVRSNDAYNGYPGSENVQGNMSRGDSVMVLVKALVNATKDPEKKSTMVKTALDQYTKGNILMKPSGSFTKLLATKGFESLAR, encoded by the coding sequence ATGATAAGAAGAAAAAAACTGATTATAGCAATTTTACTTGTTATTCTTCTTGGACTTCTTGCTATGATTGCTGGAGCATTATTCTTAGGCGGTCCCGATTTGACTGCAGAAGATAAAAATATCTTAGTATTAGCTTCAGATAAGGAAGAACAGTCCCATGGATCGGTAGATATGGCATTTATGGTACACTTAGTAAACGGTTCACTTGACAATTATACTCCAGTATACCCTGGAGGAATGACACATCCAAGTGTAGCCTCACCAGTTACATCAGGAAACCTGCTTCTTCACGATTCATTGTGGAGCGGAACTGATCAGGGTATGGATTATGCTGCAGAGATTGTAGAGGCCAATACCGGAATGCATGCAGATGCAGTAGTAATTGTTTATTCTGATGGTGTTGATGCAGTAATCGATTCAATAAGGCCACTTTATGTTGACGGCCAAGTAAGTAATTTGTCCGCAACTGACATTGTACGTTCAAATGATGCTTACAATGGATATCCTGGAAGTGAAAACGTTCAAGGAAACATGTCCAGAGGAGATTCAGTAATGGTTTTAGTAAAAGCTCTTGTTAACGCTACTAAAGACCCTGAAAAGAAAAGTACTATGGTAAAAACTGCTCTTGATCAGTACACAAAAGGAAATATCCTCATGAAACCAAGCGGGTCATTTACAAAATTACTCGCAACTAAAGGATTCGAAAGCTTGGCGAGATGA